In a genomic window of Streptomyces pristinaespiralis:
- a CDS encoding helix-turn-helix domain-containing protein — MYHTWMRYFTPSPLHHRLGLVCLGVGLQHGSLPTVGPRTLDHHVAVVISAGSGWYRTPDGRRTTVTAPALIWLTPGVPHHYGPDPAAGWDESFVDFTGPATTTYTELGYIEPDRPVVPLSDAAGARTAVGKIARAARRGNPLLEVETGAAVHELLVALRRARADLGPDGDPVLTALARDAFRPMSVAEHAARHGMTPAELRTAVRRGAGCSPKDYLLGIRLGRAKELLAATDLPVAAVARRVGYEDPAYFSRLFTRRVGLAPVRFREQQGRAVPGGWSTRVPDPEHPPTIGARPT; from the coding sequence ATGTACCACACCTGGATGCGCTATTTCACCCCCAGCCCCCTGCACCACCGGCTCGGACTGGTGTGCCTCGGCGTCGGCCTCCAGCACGGCAGCCTCCCCACCGTCGGCCCCCGCACCCTCGACCACCACGTCGCCGTCGTCATCAGCGCCGGCAGCGGCTGGTACCGCACCCCCGACGGGCGGCGCACCACCGTCACCGCACCCGCCCTCATCTGGCTCACCCCAGGCGTGCCCCACCACTACGGACCCGACCCCGCCGCCGGCTGGGACGAATCGTTCGTCGACTTCACCGGCCCCGCCACCACCACCTACACCGAACTCGGCTACATCGAACCCGACCGGCCCGTCGTACCCCTCTCCGACGCCGCGGGCGCACGGACCGCCGTCGGCAAGATCGCCCGCGCCGCCCGCCGCGGCAACCCCCTCCTCGAGGTCGAGACCGGCGCCGCCGTCCACGAACTGCTCGTCGCCCTGCGCCGCGCCCGCGCCGACCTCGGCCCCGACGGCGACCCCGTCCTCACCGCACTCGCCCGCGACGCCTTCCGGCCGATGTCCGTCGCCGAACACGCCGCCCGCCACGGCATGACCCCCGCCGAACTGCGCACCGCCGTGCGCCGCGGCGCCGGCTGCAGCCCCAAGGACTACCTCCTCGGCATCCGCCTCGGCCGCGCCAAGGAACTCCTCGCCGCCACCGACCTGCCCGTCGCCGCCGTCGCCCGCCGCGTCGGATACGAGGACCCGGCCTACTTCTCCCGCCTGTTCACCCGCCGCGTCGGACTCGCCCCCGTCCGCTTCAGAGAACAGCAGGGCAGGGCCGTACCCGGCGGCTGGAGCACCCGCGTCCCGGACCCTGAACACCCTCCGACCATCGGCGCCCGGCCGACGTAA
- a CDS encoding chorismate mutase codes for MTTSDIDESVRAELDRLRASIDNIDAAVVHMLAERFKCTQQVGHLKAQHHLPPADPAREARQIARLRQLAESAKLDPAFAEKLLNFIIAEVIRHHEQIADQPGDRPRR; via the coding sequence ATGACCACGAGTGACATCGACGAATCCGTGCGCGCCGAGCTCGACCGCCTGCGCGCGAGCATCGACAACATCGACGCCGCCGTCGTCCACATGCTCGCCGAGCGATTCAAATGCACCCAGCAGGTCGGCCACCTCAAGGCCCAGCACCACCTGCCGCCCGCCGACCCTGCCCGCGAGGCCCGCCAGATCGCACGGCTGCGCCAGCTCGCGGAGAGCGCGAAACTCGACCCGGCGTTCGCGGAGAAACTGCTGAACTTCATCATCGCCGAGGTGATCCGCCACCACGAGCAGATCGCCGACCAGCCCGGCGACCGCCCCCGGCGCTGA
- the pepN gene encoding aminopeptidase N encodes MSVLTRDEAQTRARQLDVHRYTIDLDLTTGDETFDSRTVIHFTATAAGDTFVEIKPAELRSLTLDGQPLDPAALTENRIPLTGLTAGEHELRVDARMRYSRTGEGMHRFTDPSDGETYVYTQLFMDDVQRVFAAFDQPDLKAVFELSVTAPTAWTVLGNGVATHHGDGRWTCAPTPLLSTYLVAVAAGPWHSVRTQHAGLPFGIHCRRSLAPYLDADADELLDITRQCYDRYHEKFEEPYPFDSYDQAFVPEFNAGAMENPGLVTFRDEFVYRSAVTDTQRQTRAMVIAHEMAHMWFGDLVTLKWWDDIWLNESFAEYMGYQTLTEATRFTDTWTDFAIARKSWGYDADQRPSTHPVAPDPDAVPDTASAMLNFDGISYAKGASALRQLVTWLGEKDFLAGINTHFARHKFGNATLADFIDSLAGATDRDVHAWAESWLRTTGVDTLTPAVTDTPGGWTLTVERDGSRPHRIAVGAYDADPIDPGRLVLRDRLEIDVPETGATAPRPGRRPALLVLNDGDNTYAKVRLDAASWAVVVDSLAGIPDALTRAVVWNAARDMVRDGELAPTAYLETADTHLPHENDLAIVQGVLTFAADQIADCYLAPDQRPAALATLTRISRALLRRTEDGSDPGLRLTAVRHYIDAATQPEPIQEWLTEGGVPGGPELDPELRWRVLTRLAVLGATDDAAITAELERDPSATGQEGAARCRAALPTAEAKAAAWARLFTGDDLSNYLFAATAQGFWQPEQADLVREYVPRFYPDAVALAARRGPAIAEACGRYAFPVHAVDAETLGAGEACLAGTDMLPALRRKLTDQLDDLRRALRVRGA; translated from the coding sequence ATGTCCGTACTGACGCGCGACGAAGCGCAGACCCGAGCCCGGCAACTCGACGTACACCGGTACACGATCGACCTCGATCTCACCACCGGCGACGAGACCTTCGACTCCCGAACCGTCATCCACTTCACCGCGACAGCGGCCGGTGACACCTTCGTCGAGATCAAGCCCGCCGAGCTCCGCTCCCTCACGCTCGACGGACAGCCCCTCGACCCCGCCGCCCTCACCGAGAACCGCATCCCCCTCACCGGCCTCACCGCCGGCGAGCACGAACTGCGCGTCGACGCCCGGATGCGCTACTCCCGCACCGGCGAAGGCATGCACCGCTTCACCGACCCCAGCGACGGCGAGACGTACGTCTACACCCAGCTGTTCATGGACGACGTCCAGCGCGTCTTCGCCGCCTTCGACCAGCCCGACCTCAAAGCCGTCTTCGAACTCTCCGTCACCGCGCCCACGGCATGGACCGTCCTCGGCAACGGCGTCGCCACCCACCACGGCGACGGCCGCTGGACCTGCGCCCCCACCCCGCTGCTCTCCACCTACCTCGTCGCCGTAGCCGCCGGCCCCTGGCACTCCGTACGCACGCAGCACGCCGGACTGCCCTTCGGCATCCACTGCCGCCGCTCCCTCGCCCCCTACCTCGACGCCGACGCCGACGAACTCCTCGACATCACCCGGCAGTGCTACGACCGCTACCACGAGAAGTTCGAGGAGCCGTACCCCTTCGACTCCTACGACCAGGCCTTCGTCCCCGAATTCAACGCAGGGGCCATGGAGAACCCGGGCCTCGTCACCTTCCGCGACGAATTCGTCTACCGCTCCGCCGTCACCGACACCCAGCGCCAGACCCGCGCCATGGTCATCGCCCACGAGATGGCCCACATGTGGTTCGGCGACCTCGTCACCCTCAAGTGGTGGGACGACATCTGGCTCAACGAGTCCTTCGCCGAATACATGGGCTACCAGACCCTCACCGAAGCCACCCGCTTCACCGACACCTGGACCGACTTCGCCATCGCCCGCAAATCCTGGGGCTACGACGCCGACCAGCGGCCCTCCACCCACCCCGTCGCCCCCGACCCCGACGCCGTCCCCGACACCGCCTCCGCGATGCTCAACTTCGACGGCATCTCCTACGCGAAGGGCGCCTCCGCCCTGCGCCAGCTCGTCACCTGGCTCGGCGAGAAGGACTTCCTCGCCGGCATCAACACCCACTTCGCCCGGCACAAGTTCGGCAACGCCACCCTCGCCGACTTCATCGACTCCCTCGCCGGAGCCACCGACCGCGACGTGCACGCCTGGGCCGAGTCATGGCTGCGCACCACCGGCGTCGACACCCTCACCCCCGCCGTCACGGACACCCCGGGCGGCTGGACACTCACCGTCGAACGCGACGGCAGCCGCCCCCACCGCATCGCCGTCGGCGCCTACGACGCCGACCCCATCGACCCCGGCCGCCTCGTCCTGCGCGACCGCCTCGAGATCGACGTCCCCGAGACCGGCGCCACGGCACCCCGCCCCGGACGCCGCCCGGCCCTCCTCGTCCTCAACGACGGCGACAACACCTACGCCAAGGTCCGCCTCGACGCCGCCTCCTGGGCCGTCGTCGTCGACTCCCTGGCCGGCATCCCCGACGCCCTCACCCGAGCCGTCGTCTGGAACGCAGCACGCGACATGGTCCGCGACGGGGAACTCGCCCCCACCGCCTACCTCGAGACGGCCGACACCCACCTGCCCCACGAGAACGACCTCGCCATCGTCCAGGGCGTCCTCACCTTCGCCGCCGACCAGATCGCCGACTGCTACCTCGCCCCCGACCAGCGCCCCGCCGCGCTCGCCACCCTCACCCGCATCAGCCGCGCCCTGCTGCGCCGCACCGAGGACGGCAGCGACCCCGGCCTGCGCCTGACCGCCGTACGCCACTACATCGACGCCGCCACCCAGCCGGAACCCATCCAGGAATGGCTCACCGAAGGCGGCGTCCCCGGCGGCCCCGAACTCGACCCCGAACTGCGCTGGCGCGTCCTGACACGCCTCGCCGTCCTCGGCGCCACCGACGACGCGGCCATCACCGCCGAACTGGAACGCGACCCGAGCGCCACCGGCCAGGAAGGCGCGGCCCGCTGCCGCGCCGCGCTCCCCACCGCAGAGGCCAAGGCCGCGGCCTGGGCCCGCCTCTTCACCGGCGACGACCTGTCCAACTACCTGTTCGCGGCCACCGCGCAAGGCTTCTGGCAGCCCGAACAGGCCGACCTCGTGCGCGAGTACGTCCCGCGCTTCTACCCCGACGCGGTCGCCCTCGCCGCCCGCCGCGGCCCGGCCATCGCGGAAGCCTGCGGCCGGTACGCCTTCCCCGTCCACGCCGTCGACGCGGAAACACTCGGCGCGGGCGAGGCATGCCTGGCCGGAACGGACATGCTCCCCGCCCTGCGCCGCAAACTGACCGACCAGCTCGACGACCTGCGCAGGGCGCTCCGGGTCCGGGGCGCCTGA
- a CDS encoding pyridoxal phosphate-dependent decarboxylase family protein, with the protein MNTPPLAGGITGPDALRPLLALVLDALGEGAIARGGPVPAGGPDAVAALMRQSLGDVLPEHGTGAATALRTLVRAVAHGAADPADPLCAAHLHTPPLALAVAADLAASALNPSMDSWDQAPAASELEAQVTRALAAEVYPRHTAPDAIVTTGGTESNQLALLLARERSGTPVQIVCDESAHHSVGRAAWLLRLPRPVTAPLNDPAALDDTLTRLHGPVLVVATAGTTDTGRIDPLPAIADTTDRHRAELHIDASYGGPLLFSAERRHLLTGLERAHSVTLDLHKLGWQPVAAGLLAVPDTTRLAPLDHTAEYLNAEDDTDAGLPDLLGRSLRTTRRPDILKIAVTLKALGRTGLAALVDRTCAAAHDLADLVDKHPRLELYERPTLSTVLFRPTGASDEQTAEIRRTLLVQGRAVLGRARADGRLWLKATLLNPHTTTGALQTLTELVEGSTPR; encoded by the coding sequence ATGAACACCCCGCCCCTCGCGGGAGGAATCACCGGCCCCGACGCCCTGCGCCCCCTGCTCGCGCTCGTGCTCGACGCACTCGGCGAAGGCGCGATCGCCCGCGGCGGCCCCGTCCCCGCCGGCGGGCCGGACGCCGTCGCCGCACTCATGCGCCAGAGTCTCGGGGACGTACTCCCCGAGCACGGCACCGGCGCCGCCACCGCCCTGCGCACCCTCGTCCGCGCCGTCGCCCACGGCGCCGCCGACCCCGCAGACCCCCTGTGCGCCGCGCACCTCCACACGCCGCCCCTCGCACTGGCCGTCGCCGCAGACCTCGCCGCCTCCGCGCTCAACCCGTCCATGGACTCCTGGGACCAGGCACCCGCGGCCTCCGAACTGGAAGCACAGGTCACCCGCGCACTCGCCGCCGAGGTCTATCCCCGGCACACCGCCCCCGACGCGATCGTCACCACCGGCGGCACCGAGTCCAACCAGCTCGCCCTCCTCCTCGCACGCGAGCGCAGCGGCACACCGGTCCAGATCGTCTGCGACGAGAGCGCCCACCACTCCGTCGGCCGCGCCGCCTGGCTCCTCCGGCTGCCCCGCCCGGTCACCGCCCCCCTGAACGACCCCGCCGCACTGGACGACACACTGACCCGCCTCCACGGCCCCGTCCTCGTCGTCGCCACCGCCGGCACCACCGACACCGGCCGCATCGACCCCCTCCCCGCGATCGCCGACACCACCGACCGCCACCGCGCCGAACTGCACATCGACGCCTCCTACGGCGGCCCGCTCCTCTTCAGCGCCGAACGCCGCCACCTCCTCACCGGCCTCGAACGCGCCCACTCCGTCACCCTCGACCTGCACAAACTCGGCTGGCAGCCCGTCGCCGCCGGACTCCTCGCCGTACCCGACACCACCCGCCTCGCACCGCTCGACCACACCGCCGAATACCTCAACGCGGAGGACGACACCGACGCGGGCCTGCCCGACCTCCTCGGCCGCTCCCTGCGTACCACCCGCCGGCCCGACATCCTCAAGATCGCCGTCACCCTCAAAGCACTCGGCCGCACCGGCCTCGCCGCCCTCGTCGACCGCACCTGCGCCGCCGCCCACGACCTCGCGGACCTCGTCGACAAACACCCCCGCCTCGAGCTCTACGAACGGCCCACCCTCTCCACCGTCCTGTTCCGGCCCACCGGCGCGAGCGACGAACAGACCGCGGAGATCCGGCGCACCCTGCTCGTACAGGGCCGCGCCGTCCTCGGCCGGGCCCGCGCCGACGGCCGGCTCTGGCTCAAGGCCACCCTGCTCAACCCCCACACCACCACCGGCGCCCTGCAGACCCTCACCGAACTCGTGGAAGGCAGCACCCCCCGATGA
- a CDS encoding lysine N(6)-hydroxylase/L-ornithine N(5)-oxygenase family protein → MTATPPAQQPDRPYDLVGIGIGPFNLSLAALAHGVPGGLATTFFEQRPTFRWHPGLLIEGATLQVPFLADLVTLADPASPWSFLNYLRARDRLFPFYFAERFHIQRAEYDAYCRWVGDNLPGLHFGHQADAVRWNTERDLFEVDFTQLDADGEAEALGRAYTRNIALGVGTEPYVPEPLRPLADAPSVPVLHSADYLDHREQLLTAEHVTVIGSGQSGAEVFLDLLRARPAGAEKLHWLTRTEAFAPMEYSKLGLEHFTPDYTRYFHALQEKVRSELLPRQWQLHKGIDADTIAAIHDELYRRSLHGGWPDAVLTPGVTVRTAGRVATTKVELHLEHIQQGTRSRLTTDAVVLATGYRERPLTQLLAGIDPYIRRDRAGRPLVDSEFRLDLDPAVSGTLYVQNAERHTHGVGAPDLGLAAWRSATILNSLTGKEPYPLPRRTAFTSFGLQQQEAPGIPGQTPPLTPLESQH, encoded by the coding sequence ATGACCGCCACACCACCGGCCCAGCAGCCAGACCGCCCCTACGACCTCGTCGGCATCGGCATCGGCCCGTTCAACCTCTCCCTCGCCGCCCTCGCCCACGGCGTCCCCGGCGGACTCGCCACCACCTTCTTCGAACAGCGGCCCACCTTCCGCTGGCACCCCGGACTCCTCATCGAGGGCGCCACCCTCCAGGTCCCGTTCCTCGCCGACCTCGTCACCCTCGCCGACCCCGCCAGCCCCTGGTCGTTCCTCAACTACCTGCGCGCCCGCGACCGGCTCTTCCCCTTCTACTTCGCCGAGCGCTTCCACATCCAGCGCGCCGAATACGACGCCTACTGCCGCTGGGTCGGCGACAACCTCCCCGGCCTGCACTTCGGCCACCAGGCCGACGCCGTCCGCTGGAACACCGAACGCGACCTCTTCGAAGTCGACTTCACCCAGCTCGACGCCGACGGAGAGGCCGAGGCACTCGGCCGCGCCTACACCCGCAACATCGCACTCGGCGTCGGCACCGAGCCCTACGTCCCAGAACCGCTTCGCCCGCTCGCCGACGCGCCCAGCGTGCCCGTCCTCCACTCGGCCGACTACCTGGACCACCGCGAACAGCTCCTCACCGCGGAGCACGTCACCGTCATCGGCTCCGGCCAGTCCGGCGCCGAAGTCTTCCTCGACCTGCTCCGCGCCCGCCCCGCCGGAGCCGAGAAGCTCCACTGGCTCACCCGCACCGAAGCCTTCGCACCCATGGAGTACTCGAAACTCGGCCTCGAACACTTCACCCCCGACTACACCCGCTACTTCCACGCCCTGCAGGAAAAGGTCCGGAGCGAACTGCTGCCCCGCCAATGGCAGCTCCACAAAGGCATCGACGCCGACACCATCGCCGCCATCCACGACGAGCTCTACCGCCGCAGCCTGCACGGCGGCTGGCCCGACGCCGTCCTCACACCCGGCGTCACCGTCCGCACCGCCGGACGCGTCGCCACCACCAAGGTCGAGCTCCACCTCGAACACATCCAGCAAGGCACCCGCTCCCGGCTCACCACCGACGCCGTCGTCCTCGCCACCGGCTACCGCGAACGCCCGCTCACCCAGCTCCTCGCCGGCATCGACCCCTACATCCGCCGCGACCGCGCCGGACGCCCCCTCGTCGACAGCGAGTTCCGCCTCGACCTCGACCCCGCCGTCAGCGGAACCCTCTACGTACAGAACGCCGAACGCCACACCCACGGCGTCGGCGCCCCCGACCTCGGCCTCGCCGCCTGGCGCAGCGCGACCATCCTCAACTCCCTCACCGGCAAAGAGCCCTACCCGCTGCCCCGCCGCACCGCCTTCACCAGCTTCGGCCTCCAACAGCAGGAGGCGCCCGGCATTCCCGGCCAGACGCCCCCGCTCACCCCACTGGAATCACAGCACTGA
- a CDS encoding bifunctional metallophosphatase/5'-nucleotidase, translating to MPLNRRTFLERSAAAGVGVAVAGAAAAPAVADERGEDHGHGRPRKRYAFTVLGTTDLHGNVFNWDYFTDKEFDDKAHNDVGLAKISTLVNRIREEKGRHNTLLIDAGDTIQGTQLSYYYAKVDPITAERGPVHPMAQAMNAIGYDAAALGNHEFNYGIPVLRKFEEQCDFPLLGANALDAKTLRPAFPPYSMHRLRTPHGRDVRVAVLGLTNPGIAIWDKQNVSGKMVFPGLEEQAAKWVPKLRSMGADVVVVSAHSGSSGTSSYGDQLPYVENAAGLVAEQVPGIDAILVGHAHTEIPEYFVTNKETGQRVVLSEPLKWGQRLTLFDFELVWEKGRWVVERVGAKVLNSNTVAEDPKITGLLGDEHKKVVAYVNQVIGTSTAVMSTADAPWKDEPIIDLINHVQAETVKAALAGGEYAALPVLSQASCFSRTAAIPAGEVTIKDAAGLYPFENTLEARLMTGAQLKEYLEFSARYYVQTPAGSPVDTSKLTNANGTPDYNYDAVSGLTYEVDIAKPAGSRIVKLSFEGAPVDPAARFVLAVNNYRASGGGNFPHIAAAQQLWANSEEIRNTIIAWVQAKGSVDPAEFASVGWKLTRDGVPVF from the coding sequence ATGCCGCTGAACCGTAGGACGTTCCTGGAGCGGTCGGCCGCCGCCGGGGTGGGTGTCGCTGTCGCGGGTGCCGCTGCCGCGCCCGCGGTGGCCGATGAGCGGGGCGAGGACCATGGGCACGGACGTCCGCGGAAGCGGTATGCGTTCACCGTGCTGGGTACGACCGATCTGCACGGGAATGTATTCAACTGGGACTATTTCACGGACAAGGAGTTCGACGACAAGGCGCACAACGACGTGGGCCTGGCGAAGATCTCGACGCTGGTGAACCGGATCCGTGAGGAGAAGGGCCGGCACAACACCCTTCTGATCGACGCGGGTGACACGATCCAGGGCACCCAGTTGTCGTACTACTACGCCAAGGTCGACCCGATCACGGCCGAGCGCGGTCCGGTGCATCCGATGGCGCAGGCGATGAACGCCATCGGCTACGACGCCGCGGCGCTCGGCAACCACGAGTTCAACTACGGCATCCCGGTGCTGCGCAAGTTCGAGGAGCAGTGCGACTTCCCGCTGCTGGGTGCGAACGCGCTGGACGCGAAGACGCTGCGGCCCGCGTTCCCGCCGTACAGCATGCACCGGCTGCGCACGCCGCACGGGCGTGATGTGCGGGTGGCCGTTCTCGGTCTGACGAATCCCGGTATCGCGATCTGGGACAAGCAGAACGTGAGCGGGAAGATGGTCTTCCCCGGTCTGGAGGAGCAGGCGGCGAAGTGGGTGCCGAAGCTGCGTTCCATGGGTGCGGACGTGGTGGTCGTCTCGGCGCATTCGGGTTCCAGCGGTACGTCCTCGTACGGGGACCAGCTGCCGTACGTCGAGAACGCGGCGGGTCTGGTGGCCGAGCAGGTGCCCGGTATCGACGCGATTCTGGTGGGGCACGCGCACACGGAGATACCGGAGTACTTCGTCACCAACAAGGAGACCGGTCAGCGGGTGGTTCTGTCCGAGCCGCTGAAGTGGGGGCAGCGGCTGACGCTGTTCGACTTCGAGCTGGTGTGGGAGAAGGGCCGCTGGGTGGTGGAGAGGGTCGGGGCGAAGGTCCTGAACTCGAACACGGTCGCCGAGGATCCGAAGATCACGGGTCTGCTGGGTGACGAGCACAAGAAGGTCGTGGCGTACGTCAACCAGGTCATCGGCACGTCGACGGCGGTGATGTCGACGGCCGACGCGCCGTGGAAGGACGAGCCGATCATCGATCTGATCAACCATGTCCAGGCCGAGACGGTGAAGGCGGCGCTGGCGGGCGGCGAGTACGCGGCGCTGCCGGTGCTGTCGCAGGCGTCGTGCTTCTCGCGGACGGCGGCGATCCCGGCGGGTGAGGTGACGATCAAGGACGCGGCGGGGCTGTATCCGTTCGAGAACACCCTCGAGGCGCGGCTGATGACGGGCGCGCAGTTGAAGGAGTACCTGGAGTTCTCCGCGCGGTACTACGTGCAGACTCCGGCGGGGTCGCCGGTGGACACGTCGAAGCTGACGAACGCGAACGGGACGCCGGACTACAACTACGACGCGGTGTCGGGTCTGACGTACGAGGTCGACATCGCGAAGCCGGCGGGTTCGCGGATCGTGAAGCTGTCCTTCGAGGGTGCGCCGGTCGACCCGGCTGCGCGGTTCGTGCTGGCCGTCAACAACTACCGGGCGAGCGGGGGCGGCAATTTCCCGCACATCGCCGCGGCGCAGCAGTTGTGGGCGAATTCGGAGGAGATCCGGAACACGATCATCGCGTGGGTGCAGGCGAAGGGTTCGGTGGATCCGGCGGAGTTCGCTTCGGTGGGCTGGAAACTGACGCGGGACGGTGTGCCGGTGTTCTAG
- a CDS encoding SIMPL domain-containing protein yields MADATTPTPTAPYATPEQPRVAVRGEARIEFDPEIARIGITISARGKDRRTALEDLTRRNAAALDLVKSYGPAVEKLETGAFSVTPQLTQHGRSERIHAYHGRVHITAVLHDFTALGELTTRLADLELTHVNGPWWSLRPDSPAHGEARRQAVREAVQRAREYAEAIGGRLSALVELADIGAEAPAPSYGRPAPPGAVRGFAGAAGAEAAPALDLEPQRQTVYAQVNARFTMTPPQL; encoded by the coding sequence ATGGCCGACGCCACCACCCCCACTCCCACCGCCCCGTACGCCACCCCCGAACAACCCCGGGTCGCCGTACGCGGCGAAGCACGCATCGAATTCGACCCCGAGATCGCCCGCATCGGCATCACCATCAGCGCCCGCGGAAAAGACCGCCGCACCGCCCTCGAAGACCTCACCCGCCGCAACGCCGCCGCACTCGACCTCGTCAAGTCCTACGGCCCAGCCGTCGAAAAACTCGAGACCGGCGCATTCTCCGTCACACCACAACTCACCCAGCACGGCCGCAGCGAACGCATCCACGCCTACCACGGCCGCGTCCACATCACCGCCGTACTGCACGACTTCACCGCCCTCGGCGAGCTCACCACCCGACTCGCCGACCTCGAACTCACCCACGTCAACGGACCCTGGTGGTCACTGCGCCCCGACTCACCCGCCCACGGCGAAGCCCGCCGCCAAGCCGTACGCGAAGCCGTCCAGCGCGCCCGCGAATACGCCGAAGCCATCGGCGGCCGGCTCTCCGCCCTCGTCGAACTCGCCGACATCGGAGCGGAAGCCCCCGCCCCCTCCTACGGCAGGCCGGCCCCACCCGGCGCCGTCCGCGGCTTCGCCGGCGCCGCCGGCGCGGAGGCGGCACCCGCCCTCGACCTCGAACCCCAGCGCCAGACCGTCTACGCCCAGGTGAACGCGCGCTTCACGATGACACCGCCGCAATTGTGA
- the pyk gene encoding pyruvate kinase, which yields MRRAKIVCTLGPATDTYEQIKALVDAGMDIARFNLSHGTYADHEERYHHVRKASDETGRSIGILADLQGPKIRLGRFREGPVLLERGDTFTITTEDIEGDRHTCGTTYQGLASDVTRGERILVDDGKVALEVTAVEGPRVTTTVVEGGMVSDHKGLNLPGVAVSVPALSEKDIEDLRWALGIGADIIALSFVRNGKDIDDVHRVMDEEGRRLPVIAKVEKPQAVENIDDIVAAFDGIMVARGDLGVEMPLEHVPIVQKRAIKLAKRNAKPVIVATQMLDSMIDNSRPTRAEASDVANAVIDGTDAVMLSGETSVGKYPVETVRTMARIVIAAEEDVLAKGLPPLTDRNKPRTQGGAVARAAAEIGDFLGAKFLVAFTQSGDTVKRLSRYRSPIPLLAFTPDPATRSQLNLTWGVETFLGPHVDSTDAMVAQVDEELLRIGRCERGDIVVITAGSPPGVAGSTNLVRVHRIGESL from the coding sequence ATGCGCCGAGCAAAAATCGTCTGCACCCTGGGCCCCGCAACCGACACGTACGAGCAGATCAAGGCACTCGTCGACGCCGGAATGGACATCGCCCGCTTCAACCTCAGCCACGGCACCTACGCCGACCACGAGGAGCGCTACCACCACGTACGAAAGGCCTCCGACGAAACCGGCCGCAGCATCGGCATCCTCGCGGACCTTCAAGGCCCGAAGATCCGCCTCGGCCGCTTCCGCGAAGGACCCGTACTGCTTGAACGCGGCGACACGTTCACCATCACCACCGAGGACATCGAGGGCGACCGCCACACCTGCGGCACCACCTATCAGGGACTCGCCTCCGACGTCACCCGCGGCGAACGCATCCTCGTCGACGACGGCAAGGTCGCCCTCGAAGTCACCGCCGTCGAAGGCCCCCGGGTCACGACCACCGTCGTCGAAGGCGGCATGGTCTCCGACCACAAGGGCCTCAACCTCCCCGGCGTGGCCGTCTCCGTCCCCGCCCTCTCCGAGAAGGACATCGAAGACCTCCGCTGGGCCCTCGGCATCGGCGCCGACATCATCGCCCTCTCCTTCGTCCGCAACGGCAAGGACATCGACGACGTCCACCGCGTCATGGACGAGGAAGGCCGCCGCCTCCCCGTCATCGCCAAGGTCGAAAAACCCCAGGCGGTCGAGAACATCGACGACATCGTCGCCGCATTCGACGGAATCATGGTCGCCCGCGGCGACCTCGGCGTCGAAATGCCCCTCGAACACGTACCGATCGTGCAGAAGCGGGCCATCAAGCTCGCCAAACGCAACGCCAAGCCGGTCATCGTCGCCACCCAGATGCTCGACTCGATGATCGACAACTCCCGCCCCACCCGCGCCGAAGCCTCCGACGTCGCCAACGCCGTCATCGACGGCACGGACGCGGTGATGCTCTCCGGCGAGACGAGCGTCGGCAAATACCCGGTCGAAACCGTCCGCACCATGGCCCGCATCGTCATCGCCGCAGAAGAGGACGTCCTCGCCAAGGGCCTCCCCCCGCTGACCGACCGGAACAAGCCCCGCACCCAGGGCGGCGCCGTGGCCCGCGCGGCCGCCGAGATCGGCGACTTCCTCGGCGCGAAGTTCCTCGTCGCCTTCACCCAGTCCGGCGACACGGTCAAGCGCCTCTCCCGCTACCGCTCGCCGATCCCCCTCCTCGCCTTCACCCCCGACCCGGCGACCCGCTCCCAACTCAACCTCACGTGGGGCGTCGAGACCTTCCTCGGCCCGCACGTCGATTCCACCGACGCGATGGTCGCCCAGGTCGACGAGGAACTGCTGCGCATCGGCCGCTGCGAGCGGGGCGACATCGTGGTCATCACGGCCGGCTCCCCGCCGGGCGTCGCGGGCTCGACCAACCTGGTCCGCGTGCACCGCATCGGCGAGAGCCTCTAG